One Desulfobacterales bacterium genomic window, GTTGGAGTTTTATCCCGGCCGGAGAGGCTGTTTTGGAAGTAATGCCGACAAAAACGATCGACGGCATTCAAGCCTATCATTTTGTCCTGACCGCCAAAACAAATCCTTTTGTGGATGTTTTTTACAAGGTCCGCGACCGTATTGATGCTTATGTCGATGTAAACATGACCCGCTCCCTTTTATATAAAAAAGAACAACACGAAGGTAATACCAAGCGAGATGTCATGGTAAATTTTAATTGGGAAAATCATACCGCCCAGTATACCAATTTTAATAAAATAGAGAAAACCATTGCAATCATGCCGAGCTCATTTGACCCGTTGTCCGTGTTTTTTTTCTCGCGGTTGCAGGACCTGAAGGTAGACGAAATGCTGACGAGCCCGGTGACCGACGGAAAGAAGTGTATCATCGGCAAGGCCAAGATCGTAAAAAAGGAAAAAATTTCGCTGGCCAGTGGAACTCACGACGCCTACCTGCTGGAACCCGAACTGAAA contains:
- a CDS encoding DUF3108 domain-containing protein, whose translation is MIFFCRNEIEASSYKIPFAPGEKLTFQLSWSFIPAGEAVLEVMPTKTIDGIQAYHFVLTAKTNPFVDVFYKVRDRIDAYVDVNMTRSLLYKKEQHEGNTKRDVMVNFNWENHTAQYTNFNKIEKTIAIMPSSFDPLSVFFFSRLQDLKVDEMLTSPVTDGKKCIIGKAKIVKKEKISLASGTHDAYLLEPELKHIGGVFEKSEDAKIQLWVSADRRRIPLKIKSKVVVGSFVGELVSAEGVIDP